The Tenebrio molitor chromosome 5, icTenMoli1.1, whole genome shotgun sequence genome segment tattaaattatcctAGAATTTTACGTCCCATCCGCTTGTTTCATCGGGAGGATAATCCGTATCCTTTTTGAAGGCCTCAAAGTACCGCGTGTCCGTATTGGACTTAAGTTTAGGTTTGAACGGCGCCCACAGACTTCTCTCGTTGAGCTTGACCCAATTGAATCCCAAGAACCATCGATGATTCTTAATATCTTGGACTCCGTTCCGTTGGCAACCTAGTCGTTCGGCGGGTATCAGTTTGCACAGTTTCTCGATGACGTTCCTGGCTTTGGTGGAAACGAAAGAAGGAAAGTCTACGCTGTCGATTCCCGTCAGGATCTTGTTGTACGTCCTCATGTGGCTGGCGTCGTTGGTTCGGAAGGGAGTCCTTCCCGTGAGCAACTCGAAAATGAAGACTCCGAACGCCCAATAGTCCACAGCCTTGTCGTGCCCCCTACTCAAGATGATCTCGGGGGCGACGTACTCGGGTGTGCCGGCGAACGTGAACGTCCTCCCTCTGGAGCCCAGTTTCTTGGCGAAGCCGAAGTCCGTCAGCTTGATGTAGCCCTGTTCGTCTATGAGAAGATTCTCCGGTTTGAGGTCTCTGTAAACTATGCCTTTCTCGTGCAAGTAGGCGAAGGCCTCGAGGACACAAGCGGCGATGAATCGGGCGTCCCTTTCGTCGAATCTCCTGGTCTTCTGGCGCTGGAGAAGCTTCCACAAGTCGCCCCCCAGGCACGACTCCATCAGGTAGTAGATGTACTTGGAGTCCTTGTAGCTGCGGTAGAGGCGCACGATGAATTGCGATCTGCAGTCCATTTGGATGTTTCGTTCGTTGTAGACGTGTTCTTGCTGGTTTTGTTCGACGATGTCGATCTTCTTCAAGTATTTTAGGGCGAATATCATGTTCTGGGTCTTGTGTTGGACCAGTTCGACCCTGCCGAAACCGCCGACGCCCAAAGTGGCCACGATATTCAAGTCTTTCAGCTCGACGTCTTGGTGCTCCTTCACGATTTTAGATACTTTGGCGGCCGACGAACTCGTCTGGACGGTGAGAATCCCGTCTTCGAGCAGTTCGCCGAAGTGAGCTATGAAATGTTGGCCCTTCAGCGTCAGACACTCCACGCCACCTGGAGCGTCCGCGGTCACCGTCGCTTGCCGGAACTCCTCCTTCAGGAGCGCCAACTCGCCGAAGAATTGGCCTTTGCCGTAATTGCCAACCACACCTTCGCCTTCTCTCGTGATGGTGACAGTTCCGGCTCTGATTatgtagaatttctctcctcgATCCCCCTGTTTCACGATTGTAGTTCCAGGCGAGAAGTACTTGACTTTCAGCAGGTTCACGACTTTTTGCAGAGCTTCAGGACTGACTTTGTTCAGTTTGGGTACTTTCTCGAGGAATTCCAACATCTCGTCTTGCTCTTTGATGTTGAAGCGGATCATGAGCTTCTGGTAGTCGGTTCTGTCCAACACCCAGACCCGTCCAGGTTTGACGGCCTTGATGGTGGCGTTTCTTTGTTCGTTGTAGAGAATCGCCATTTCACCGAAAACACGAATATCTTCAAATGTGT includes the following:
- the LOC138130220 gene encoding cGMP-dependent protein kinase 1-like, with amino-acid sequence MSRLLKKVPKLCKVSTKDLQKVGNVVEVKYFSPGTVIVKEGDRGDKFYIIRSGSVTITRKGEGVVGNYGKGQFFGELMFLKEKFRQATVTADAPTGVKCLTLERQHFMSHFGELREDGITTVQTSSSSAKMSKVMPEHQDVELKDLSILTTLGVGQHNDEKLIREAIERSDFLNKILKGNLLKEIVDAMYSREIKQNEVIIKEGQKGSHMYVSAQGRYEVSVNGKGVVNTFEDIRVFGEMAILYNEQRNATIKAVKPGRVWVLDRTDYQKLMIRFNIKEQDEMLEFLEKVPKLNKVSPEALQKVVNLLKVKYFSPGTTIVKQGDRGEKFYIIRAGTVTITREGEGVVGNYGKGQFFGELALLKEEFRQATVTADAPGGVECLTLKGQHFIAHFGELLEDGILTVQTSSSAAKVSKIVKEHQDVELKDLNIVATLGVGGFGRVELVQHKTQNMIFALKYLKKIDIVEQNQQEHVYNERNIQMDCRSQFIVRLYRSYKDSKYIYYLMESCLGGDLWKLLQRQKTRRFDERDARFIAACVLEAFAYLHEKGIVYRDLKPENLLIDEQGYIKLTDFGFAKKLGSRGRTFTFAGTPEYVAPEIILSRGHDKAVDYWAFGVFIFELLTGRTPFRTNDASHMRTYNKILTGIDSVDFPSFVSTKARNVIEKLCKLIPAERLGCQRNGVQDIKNHRWFLGFNWVKLNERSLWAPFKPKLKSNTDTRYFEAFKKDTDYPPDETSGWDVKF